One segment of Sylvia atricapilla isolate bSylAtr1 chromosome 8, bSylAtr1.pri, whole genome shotgun sequence DNA contains the following:
- the C8H10orf53 gene encoding UPF0728 protein C10orf53 homolog — MTRYAQNSLETKEIQYRPLLLYPFQLALKADGHHLILEVVTGWNAVGLVVNREIVFNCNICDLDFGNDSKLDPPSKEARKAVLNA; from the exons ATATGCTCAAAACTCCCTGGAAACCAAGGAAATTCAGTACCGGCCACTGCTTCTTTACCCTTTTCAGCTGGCCTTGAAGGCAGATGGACATCACCTTATTCTGGAAGTGGTAACAGGCTGGAATGCTGTGGGCCTGGTGGTCAACAGGGAGATAGTATTTAATTGCAACATCTGTGACCTGGATTTTGGTA ATGATAGCAAGTTAGATCCACCTAGTAAAGAAGCCAGAAAAGCAGTGTTAAATGCTTAA